The nucleotide sequence TAGACATTTTATTTCCTTATAATTTTTGTTTTTTGTTTTAAACTATAAGCAAAGCTTATAGTTTAAAATGAATAGATTTTAATCTGGTTACTGAGTCATATACATAAGCAGACAAGGAAACACCTCGTCCTGTATTTTTAACACCAGTCCACGCCAAAGCAGGATCTAAATAATCACATCTGTTTAGAAAAACAGTGCCCGTTTCTATTTTCTTTGATAATTCTTTTGACTCTTGTACATTTGAAGACCAAATAGATGCAGTAAGTCCAAAATCACTGTCATTCATTAAATCAATTGCTTCTTCATCATTTGTTACTTTCATAATGCCAATAACAGGACCAAAACTTTCTTCTTTCATTACACTCATAGTATGATTTACATCAACCAATACATGAGGAGATAAATAAGGTGTTCCTTCTTTAGAGTTTTCAAATAAACTCTCACTAACTAAAGATTTAGCACCCTTACTTAAGGCATCTTTTATTTGTTCTCTTACATAATTACTCGCACTTGTTTTAACCATTGGGCCTAAATTAGTTTCTTTATCTAAAGGGTTCCCTAATTTATAGGTTTTTGTAATTTCTACAAATTGTTTAACAAAAGCATCATATACATCTTCATGTACATAAATTCTCTCAATTCCACAACACGATTGTCCTGAGTTAAAAAAAGCACCATCGACTAAATTCTCAACGGCATTTGATACATCCGCATCTTTTCTTACATAAGCTGGATCTTTACCACCTAATTCCAGCCCACAAGGAACAAACTTATCTTTTATAGCTTCTTGAACAGCAAGTCCTCCCTTAACTGAGCCTGTAAAAAATACAGCATCTACTCTTTCATCTGCTAACATCAAAGCAGTATTTTTATGATCTAAATATAAAATTGAGAATAAATCTTTTGGTAAACCTGCTTCATCAAAAGCATTTTTATACCTTTTTGCTACTAGGGGTGTTTGTGCTGAGTGTTTTAATATCACAGCATTTCCAGCTAATAAAGCAGGAATTAATACATTAACAGACGTTAAAAAAGGATAATTCCAAGGACTTAAAATACACACTCTTCCTAAGGGCAATTTTTCTATGTAACGATCAAAACCTTCAATACTCTCTGGATAATGACTTTTCAGATTTTCTTGGGCAATTTTCATTAAATAATCAGCTCTTTGTTTAAAGCCTTTTATCTCAAAAGGTGTGTGTGATATTGGTCTTCCCATTTGATAAGTCAATTCTTCTGCTATTTCATCTTCTTGCGAAACTAAAATATCAATAAACTTTTGTATACATTCTTTTTTTGTTTCTAAAGATACGTCTTGCCATAATTTTTGTGCTAAACCAGCTTTTTCTAAAACAGTATCAATATCCTTTATACTGTGCAAGTTTTCTTCTACATATACTGTGCCATCAATAGGGCTAATTGTTTTAAATGTGCTCATGATCTTTCCTTCTTTTCTTAAATAATTTCAAAATATCTGTTTAATTGCCAATCAGTAATTGCTTTTAATTGTTCAGACGCTTCATGTTCTCTGGTATAAGAATAATGATCAACAAAAACATCTCCAAAAATTTCTCTGGCAATTTTTGAATTCTTTAAACGATCTGCAGCTTGATCCAATGTTTTTGGAAAAGAGTACTCTCTCCCCATATCAACATCATAAGCATTTCCAGCAATAGAAGAAGTAGGTTCAATTTTATTTTTTATTCCCCATAAACCACTTCCTACAGCAGCTGCAAGCGCAATATAAGGATTAATATCAGCAGCAGCTACTCTGTATTCAACTCTTTGTGCTTTTGGACTTCCTGTTATTGCTCGTAGGGCACATGTTCTATTATCTACTCCCCACGTAGCTTGAGTAGGTGCCCAAAACCCTGGAATCAAACGAGTATATGAATTACAAGTAGGAGCTATCATTGCTAATAATTCTGGCATAAGTTTTTGCTGCCCACCTATGAACCATCTCATTTCATCAGAAATAGTATCTTCTTTATTTTCATCGTAAAAAATAGATTTTCCATTTTCATCTTTAGCAGAAATATGAAGATGTCCTGATTGTCCTGGATAATCTCCTGACCATTTCGCCATAAAAGTAGCCATATATCCTTGTTGTTGCGCTAAAACTTTTGTGAATGTTTTAAACAGTATTGCTTTATCGGCTGTTTTTAATAATTCATCATAAACTAAAGCAGCTTCTAATACCCCAGGACCCGTTTCTGTATGTAAACCTTCAATCTCCATATCCATATCCAAACATAAATTCATAAGATCATGATAAAACTCACTTTCAACTGAATTTCGTAAAACAGAATATCCAAACATACCAGGAGTAAAATGTTCTAAGTTTTTATAGTTTTTTTCTCTTACACTTGCAGGAGTTTCTTTAAACATAAAAAATTCGAACTCTGTAGAAGCATCAAAAGAAATACCCATTTCTTTTCCTTGTTTAATTACATTTTTAAGTATAGTTCTTGGACATACTTTTGCATGTATTTCTTTACCTTCAAAATCTAAAAGAAAAAACAAAGAGTTTTCTTCTAAAGGAAGTTCTCTACATGAGCTTAAATCAATTGTACCAAGCGCATCAGGAAAAGCAGTACTCCAACCAGTAACTGAATCTTTGGCGTACAATTCATCATGACAATCCCAACCAAAAATCACATCACAAAAACCCAAACCACTTTCAAGTATAGAAGTAAATTTAACGATAGAAATATACTTCCCTCTTAAAATTCCATCAATATCCGTAGCCGCTACTTTAATACGCTTTATATTACGTTGTTTTATTAAAGATAATGCATCTTCACTTGTTTTAATATCACCTGCTTTTAATATTCTATTCTCACTCATTCCTTAACTCCTAAAAAATAATCTGTATTTAGTATAAGCTAATTAAATGGATTAATAAAGGGAATATAAAAGAATTAAATGTAGAAATAAGGGGGAAAGTAAAACAAAAGAGCTAAAAGAAGAACGTAAACAAATATTTTTTTTATAAATGCAAAAACTTACAAAAAAGCTTAAGCTAAATTTTTCTAAAACGAATGTGATTTATTTAACAGTAAGAATATTATTCACTTGCTTTATTAATTCATAACTAGTAAAGGGTTTTGAAATATAGGCTTGTCCCCCTGCTTTCAAACCTTTATTTATGTTTTCTAAATCAGTATTTCCACTCAAAAATATCACAGGAATATTTGAATAACCGTCCACTTTTCTTAATTCTATGCAGGTTTCATAACCAGAGATTCCACCCATAATTACATCAAGTAAAATTAAATCAAATTTTTCTTTTTTTATTAATTCTAAGGCTTTTTCTCCTGATCTTGCAAAAGACAAATCATAAGAGGAAAGGATATTAGCAACAAACTGAATATTCTTACTTAAATCATCAACTATTAAAATTTTCATCTTTTTTCCTTTTAATACTTAGGGTTTTGAGTTCATTTAAACTTATTTCTATCATATCAATATCAAAAGAAGAGACTGCATCTTTTAATTTTTGGGATAAACCTAAGAGTATTTCAGACTTGTTTTCTTTTGAAAAGTTTGAAATATCCAAGGCCAATTTTTTTAATTGGGAGAAATTATTCTTATTTTCTTGTTCACATACTACGTCTAGAAAGCTTTCTTTATATTTTATTCTTAAGGCTTCACTCATTGTATTGTTTACTTCTTTTACTGTATTATCTGTATCAATAATACTGCTTTTTAAATAGAGGTTTAAGTTATCTATTAAGGTTGAATGTAAAACTGGTTTCGTTAAAAGTTTATCAAAACCATAATTTTCTTGCATTTCTTTTTCTGTATATAAGACAGATGCAGTAATTGCTAATATTGGCAAAGATTTATACTTAGGATTATTTCGTATACACTTGGTCGCTTCAAAACCATCCATAAGAGGCATACGAATATCCATTAAAATTAAATCGATTTCATTGTCTTCTAAACACTGCAAAGCCTCTGCGCCATTTTTTGCTTCCGTTATTTTTAGAGCTTGGTCTTGCAACATACCTTTA is from Campylobacteraceae bacterium and encodes:
- a CDS encoding aldehyde dehydrogenase family protein, which gives rise to MSTFKTISPIDGTVYVEENLHSIKDIDTVLEKAGLAQKLWQDVSLETKKECIQKFIDILVSQEDEIAEELTYQMGRPISHTPFEIKGFKQRADYLMKIAQENLKSHYPESIEGFDRYIEKLPLGRVCILSPWNYPFLTSVNVLIPALLAGNAVILKHSAQTPLVAKRYKNAFDEAGLPKDLFSILYLDHKNTALMLADERVDAVFFTGSVKGGLAVQEAIKDKFVPCGLELGGKDPAYVRKDADVSNAVENLVDGAFFNSGQSCCGIERIYVHEDVYDAFVKQFVEITKTYKLGNPLDKETNLGPMVKTSASNYVREQIKDALSKGAKSLVSESLFENSKEGTPYLSPHVLVDVNHTMSVMKEESFGPVIGIMKVTNDEEAIDLMNDSDFGLTASIWSSNVQESKELSKKIETGTVFLNRCDYLDPALAWTGVKNTGRGVSLSAYVYDSVTRLKSIHFKL
- a CDS encoding glutamine synthetase, which gives rise to MSENRILKAGDIKTSEDALSLIKQRNIKRIKVAATDIDGILRGKYISIVKFTSILESGLGFCDVIFGWDCHDELYAKDSVTGWSTAFPDALGTIDLSSCRELPLEENSLFFLLDFEGKEIHAKVCPRTILKNVIKQGKEMGISFDASTEFEFFMFKETPASVREKNYKNLEHFTPGMFGYSVLRNSVESEFYHDLMNLCLDMDMEIEGLHTETGPGVLEAALVYDELLKTADKAILFKTFTKVLAQQQGYMATFMAKWSGDYPGQSGHLHISAKDENGKSIFYDENKEDTISDEMRWFIGGQQKLMPELLAMIAPTCNSYTRLIPGFWAPTQATWGVDNRTCALRAITGSPKAQRVEYRVAAADINPYIALAAAVGSGLWGIKNKIEPTSSIAGNAYDVDMGREYSFPKTLDQAADRLKNSKIAREIFGDVFVDHYSYTREHEASEQLKAITDWQLNRYFEII
- a CDS encoding response regulator — protein: MKILIVDDLSKNIQFVANILSSYDLSFARSGEKALELIKKEKFDLILLDVIMGGISGYETCIELRKVDGYSNIPVIFLSGNTDLENINKGLKAGGQAYISKPFTSYELIKQVNNILTVK